A part of Rhodamnia argentea isolate NSW1041297 chromosome 8, ASM2092103v1, whole genome shotgun sequence genomic DNA contains:
- the LOC125316379 gene encoding thioredoxin X, chloroplastic yields the protein MDGATLLSNAGALLPPPLPPVRRARAVSAGSLAPPSKSSFRTWRGRTGLAPVRKFTWRCGAAGGGGGGITEIDESQFSETVLKSDRPVLVEFIANWCGPCRLISPAMEWLAQEYKERLIVVKIDHDANPKLIEEYKVYGLPTLILFKNGKEVLESRREGAITKVKLKEYLDSLLDSISVA from the exons ATGGACGGAGCCACGCTCCTGTCGAACGCCGGCGCACTTCTCCCCCCGCCGCTCCCTCCGGTCCGTCGTGCGAGAGCCGTGAGTGCCGGCAGTTTGGCTCCTCCGTCGAAGTCGTCGTTCAGGACGTGGCGGGGCAGGACCGGACTCGCCCCGGTACGTAAGTTCACGTGGAGATGCGGCGCtgccggaggcggcggcggcgggataACGGAGATAGACGAGAGCCAGTTCTCCGAGACGGTGTTGAAGAGCGATCGTCCGGTCCTCGTGGAGTTCATCGCCAACTGGTGCGGCCCCTGCCGTTTGATCTCTCCGGCCATGGAGTGGCTCGCTCAG GAATACAAGGAAAGATTGATTGTTGTAAAGATTGATCATGATGCAAACCCAAAGTTAATAGAAGAGTACAAAGTTTATGGATTGCCAACACTGATTCTCTTCAAGAATGGGAAAGAAGTTCTGGAAAGCAGAAGGGAAGGTGCAATCACGAAGGTGAAGCTAAAGGAGTATCTAGATTCTTTGCTAGATTCAATATCAGTTGCATAA